In Rhipicephalus sanguineus isolate Rsan-2018 unplaced genomic scaffold, BIME_Rsan_1.4 Seq1138, whole genome shotgun sequence, one DNA window encodes the following:
- the LOC119376259 gene encoding uncharacterized protein LOC119376259 codes for MPPEIHSYAVFGFSENLDWSTLHFVKPIDDIRVCSACRVVARKAAFLPCRHVLREPCYEQWKPRVKVCFLDGDLCPESEVHWRVFPVERMMKSEVSCWNRANGCETITDVSRIADHFHRDCEYHTTCCPECSSTVLRRDIIAHLESHCVKHVLNRESSTPPREGVFKEVEDIREGLRCLEWTFRNASPNTACLLSSPPSITANDEANLQPLLKMEVEVKQISQMMEQASSAMEERSQTRLDQIAALKAFGACLSAELDEMKRAAVEWASCETTAAHCVRTEREEHVENLQLLQRDLRSVSSKLEQLNRY; via the exons ATGCCTCCAGAGATTCATTCGTATGCTGTGTTTGGATTCTCCGAAAACCTCGACTGGAGTACCCTGCACTTCGTCAAACCCATTGATGACATCCGAGTGTGCAGTGCTTGCAGAGTCGTGGCTAGAAAGGCTGCCTTTCTACCCTGTCGCCATGTTCTACGCGAGCCTTGCTACGAGCAGTGGAAGCCAAGGGTGAAAGTGTGCTTCCTCGATGGCGACCTGTGTCCAGAAAGTGAAGTCCATTGGAGGGTGTTTCCAGTGGAGAGAATGATGAAATCTGAG GTCAGCTGCTGGAACAGAGCGAACGGGTGCGAGACCATCACTGATGTGTCAAGGATAGCGGATCACTTTCACCGGGACTGCGAGTACCACACCACATGCTGCCCAGAGTGTTCGTCGACAGTGCTTAGGCGAGACATCATCGCGCACCTTGAATCACACTGCGTCAAGCACGTTTTGAATAGAGAGTCCAGTACCCCACCTAGGGAAGGAGTCTTCAAGGAGGTTGAAGACATTCGGGAAGGACTTCGCTGTTTAGAATGGACATTTAGAAACGCATCCCCGAACACTGCGTGTCTGCTGTCAAGTCCTCCCAGCATTACTGCAAACGACGAAGCAAATCTCCAACCCCTTTTGAAGATGGAAGTTGAAGTCAAGCAGATATCACAGATGATGGAGCAGGCATCCAGTGCGATGGAAGAGAGAAGTCAAACACGCTTGGATCAGATAGCAGCTTTGAAGGCCTTCGGTGCATGTCTCAGCGCTGAGTTGGATGAAATGAAAAGGGCTGCAGTTGAGTGGGCGTCTTGCGAAACCACCGCAGCCCATTGTGTAAGGACGGAGAGGGAGGAACATGTCGAGAACTTGCAGCTGTTACAGAGGGATCTACGAAGTGTGTCAAGCAAACTGGAACAACTGAACAGATACTGA